From Cricetulus griseus strain 17A/GY chromosome 1 unlocalized genomic scaffold, alternate assembly CriGri-PICRH-1.0 chr1_0, whole genome shotgun sequence, a single genomic window includes:
- the Tex47 gene encoding testis-expressed protein 47 — translation MSFMVHTRKGSKKHYHVDPLLMPKVPRINYMHLQEEKHRLQLKKFLLHRMFLVGHIQENVEKKEISEYYEQLFQSILKHHLGEAVTGILLIYSSTFLHIMETSNGTFFRILLDYVAHEKEENEFMIYNMKIIVASHNIPTRLFMQWHISVIKVPVLYLEDVTQSQSLAEVTTDFLTMTHKLSLHLFKTIKVGMKGPGDNLHQIAPDLLLPEQTIQYLCKADEFLDPVTFLSMYNKPIHVTLDSEIVWPAPSRF, via the coding sequence ATGTCTTTCATGGTCCATACTCGGAAGGGCAGCAAAAAGCATTATCACGTGGATCCTCTTCTAATGCCCAAAGTTCCTCGAATCAATTACATGCACCTTCAAGAAGAGAAGCACAGGCTACAGCTAAAGAAATTCCTCCTTCACAGGATGTTTCTTGTGGGCCACATACaagaaaatgtagagaaaaaggagatTTCTGAATATTATGAGCAACTGTTTCAGTCAATTCTGAAACATCACTTAGGAGAAGCGGTTACAGGAATATTGCTCATATACTCAAGTACCTTCCTGCACATCATGGAGACCTCCAATGGCACATTTTTCCGAATCCTTTTAGATTATGTTGCccatgagaaggaagaaaatgaatttatGATCTACAACATGAAAATTATAGTTGCTTCTCATAACATCCCCACGCGGCTCTTCATGCAGTGGCACATTTCTGTCATCAAAGTCCCTGTTTTGTATTTAGAAGATGTGACACAGTCACAGTCTCTAGCAGAAGTCACCACAGATTTTCTCACCATGACTCACAAACTGTCACTGCACCTTTTTAAGACTATCAAAGTGGGTATGAAAGGGCCAGGTGACAACTTGCACCAAATTGCCCCTGACCTCCTCCTCCCAGAACAAACTATCCAGTACTTATGTAAAGCTGATGAATTCTTGGATCCAGTAACATTCTTAAGCATGTATAACAAACCCATACATGTTACCCTGGATTCTGAGATTGTGTGGCCAGCTCCTTCCCGTTTCTAG